DNA sequence from the Vicia villosa cultivar HV-30 ecotype Madison, WI linkage group LG3, Vvil1.0, whole genome shotgun sequence genome:
TTTGAGAGAGAGTGTACTTGTACGGTTAGGGCCCCAAACATCACTGTGAATAATAGAAAAAGGTTTTGATGGTTTATAAGGCTGTATTGAAAATTGGGAACGATGATGTTTTGCAAACTCACATGCTTCACATTTAAACGAAGAAAAGTTCTTATTATAAAATAACTTAGGAAACAAGTGTTTTAAGTAACGAAAACTAGGATGACCTAATCTTAAATGCCAGGTCATAATGTTTTCATCTTtattattcaaaacagaaaaagactCAAAACAGGAACTTATTGTTTTTGAAGGTAGTTGTGATGCAGATCCAATGTCAAGGTAGTAGAGTCCTGCACTCTCCTTAGCACTGTCAATCATCTTCCCCGAGTTCAAATCCTGAAAGACACAGTGAGATCGGAAAAAATTAGTTTGACAATTTATATCTTGGGCTAATTTACTGACGGACATTAAATTACATGATAAATTTGGAACATGAAGGACATTTTTCAGAGTTAACATTGGAGACAAGACAACTGACCCTTTACCTGCAATGGCTGAAAAAGAGCCatctgcaatttttattttttggttaccTGCACATGGACTatatgaagagaaaaaaatagattcACCTGTCATGTGATCAGAGGCACCTGAATCTACTATCCAAGTATGACTGGGACTGACACTAATAAATGCATAATTACCTTTTGTTGCTATAGAGCAAGAAGGAGTTGGAGACTCGAGGAGTTTGTACAGTCTGTCTAGTTGTTCTGTAGTGAGTGGAAGCTGCGGTGAAGAAATTTGCTGCCCTTGATCAGAATTACTAGCCTGAAATGCACGACCACCTTTCTTCTTCCAGTTAGGAGGTTTCCCTTTGAGCTTCCAACAGGTTTCACGTGTATGCCATTCACGCTTACAGTGGTCACACCAAGGAACTTTGTCTACCCTTTTTTCCTCGTCAAGGTTCCTAGTAGCCAAAGCTGAGCCTTCAGATTCAGAGCTTCGTGGTGTTTTGCCCATCATAATACCTTGTCGTGCCTCCTCCCTTCTTATTTCTGCAAAAGTTTCACGAAGAGTTGGCAATGGTATTTTTCCTAAAACTCTACCTCTTACCTCATCAAGGTCTTTATTGAGCCCAGCGAGAAACATGAAGACGCGATCATTTTCTTGTCTTTTGAGAAACAAAACACTATCTTCTGTACACCTCCAATTGTCATCATAACATAGATCCAACTCTTGCCAAAGGGTCAACAACTCATTGTAATAAGCAGTAACATTCATGTCCCCTTGTTTCGCATGCCATAACTTTGATTTTAAACCAAAAATTTGGGAAGAGTTTTGAATATCAGAGTATGTTTCCTTAACAGCTTCCCATACATCCTTTGCAGAAGGCAAAAACATATAAGGCTTACCTATTCCAGTTTCCATAGAGCTTACCAACCACGCAATAATCAAGGAGTTTTCAGATTTCCATTGTTGGTAAAGAGGGTCTCCTACTGCCGGTTCAGCTACTGCTCCAGTTAAAAAACCCAACTTCCCTTTGCTATCCAATACCAAGCGAACTGTCTGGGCCCATTCATTATAGTTATTCCCATTCATCTTAGGAATATTGACCTTGAGGGAGTATGAGGAACCCTCTTGGTCATTGCCGCCTATATTGAAATAACTGCCATTGTTTGTGACACCCGATGTTTCGTCGCCGTTTCCGCCACCATTGCCATTTCCGCGGCCACCACCGTTACCGCAGCCGCCGCTATCACCGTGGCCACCGCCATCACCGCGGCCACCGCCACCGCTATTATTGGATTCGGTGTAGGCAAAACCTAGAGCGGTCCAATTCGTGCCGTGATTCGCCATAGGGGATTAAACGGGTATGTCAATCGGAAGCTGTTGTGGAAGTTTTACGGTAAACCCTAACCTAGAGCTCTTGATACCATATTGAAAGGAATGGTAAAAAAGCTGTTGTATTTTATTCCTCAGCTCTAGGCTGGTATATATAATGGtaatacaataataatattaattctttccttaatggagaataaagggaaataatacaaatagggaaataatacaaatagaaataatatattcAAACATGATATTATTGGGGTATTTAATGTATGTTGTAATAGAGGTGAATCCTGATTTCAATATTTAGACAAATCCCTAGAACAAATTACTTGTGTTATGTGCATATAATAACATAGGTAAACCCAGATTTCAATATCTAGACAAACTCTAGAATAAATTACTTATGTATTATGTGTATGTGATAACATGAGTAAATTTAGATTAAAATATTCAGGCTAACTCCTAGAATAAATTGCTTGTGTGTCCTGTCAACCTGATAGCAAATGGTGAATTTAAATTTCAATACTCAGACACACACCTAGAACAAATTCCTTGTGTGTTCGGTCCATGTAATAACAAACGGTGAATCTTAATTTTAGTATTCACTcatattttttaattgtatttgaaGTAGTTAAGGTGCATCtagatttcaatttcaaatttataaaGGTAAATGGATAAAGTGCAATGAAGAATCCCATCAAAAATCCCATCAAAAGATGTTTTTAATTTGGTTTGAGGGATTGGATTACCTTTAGTGCCTCTTAACTTTGGTGTCTTTgatataaaaatagaataaatgaCAAAGGTAGATCGCTCCCCTTGGTTTGAGCCCCACAAACAAGCTAGAACCAATAGGAGAAGAGACCAACCCGTTACCCCAAGAAGCATATACGTGGCAATTCCCAGCTCTAGAGAACAAAAGGGGTTGCCCACAAGAAAAACAAACATCATTACCAATCGCTTTCTGACCCCCCCTTCCTGAAACCTTCACTTTTAGAAAAAAGGTGCAGATGCATATACTTTATATGCACATTCCTCCATCGAATAGGATCCTACAAGTAGAGGGAAAGTTTACCCCACATGCGATGAGGTGACAGGGAACAAGCAAAAAGCACTACTACTTTCCCAATTGCTACCCATCACCTTCATACAAATGGGAGATAAATTACTACATACGTTAAACTATAGTATGCATCTTTGTATTCCTtctgtatatttgttcaaactcTGAATATGTAAACTCATATATTTGTTCAGGAAGTCAAGTCACGTAGTTTATATGTTGAATCACATTAATCACACACTCATTGAAAAATATGCCCTCATTTTTAATCTCCCAAATAGCTCATTTGACAAATTGCAACGTGATATGGAAATGTACATTCATGCACTAACCAACAATAGGTCTATTCTATAGCCATTTTGGAAATCATCAACtactttaaaataaataa
Encoded proteins:
- the LOC131658191 gene encoding uncharacterized protein LOC131658191, with the protein product MANHGTNWTALGFAYTESNNSGGGGRGDGGGHGDSGGCGNGGGRGNGNGGGNGDETSGVTNNGSYFNIGGNDQEGSSYSLKVNIPKMNGNNYNEWAQTVRLVLDSKGKLGFLTGAVAEPAVGDPLYQQWKSENSLIIAWLVSSMETGIGKPYMFLPSAKDVWEAVKETYSDIQNSSQIFGLKSKLWHAKQGDMNVTAYYNELLTLWQELDLCYDDNWRCTEDSVLFLKRQENDRVFMFLAGLNKDLDEVRGRVLGKIPLPTLRETFAEIRREEARQGIMMGKTPRSSESEGSALATRNLDEEKRVDKVPWCDHCKREWHTRETCWKLKGKPPNWKKKGGRAFQASNSDQGQQISSPQLPLTTEQLDRLYKLLESPTPSCSIATKGNQKIKIADGSFSAIAGFELGEDD